A portion of the Pagrus major chromosome 8, Pma_NU_1.0 genome contains these proteins:
- the calb2a gene encoding calbindin 2a isoform X1: MANKAQQPPHLHLAEVTASQFLDIWKHFDADGNGYIEGKELENFFRELEMARRGAGVDPSNPTFREKMKEFMQKFDKNKDGRIEMSELAQILPTEENFLLCFRQFVSSSAEFMAAWRRYDTDRSGYIEANELKGFLSDLLEKANRHYDDQKLQEYTQTILRMFDLNGDGKLGLSEMARLLPVQENFLLKFEGVKLTSEQFNAIFTYYDKDGNGYIDEQELDALLRDLYQKNKKEVDVKNLTGYKQSIMSLSDGGKLYRGELEIVLCREPIV; this comes from the exons ATGGCAAATAAAGCACAGCAGCCTCCTCACCTGCACCTGGCCGAGGTCACCGCGTCCCAGTTCCTCGACATTTGGAAACATTTCGACGCGGACG GCAATGGCTACATCGAGGGGAAGGAGCTGGAGAACTTCTTCAGGGAGTTGGAGATGGCCCGGAGAGGAGCAGGAGTG GACCCTTCAAACCCCACATTCAGAGAAAAGATGAAGGAGTTCATGCAGAAGTTCGACAAGAACAAAGATGGAAGAATTGAGATGTCAGAG CTGGCCCAGATTCTCCCAACTGAAGAGAACTTCTTGCTCTGCTTCAGACAGTTTGTCAGCTCCAGTGCCGAGTTCATGGCG GCATGGAGGCGATATGATACAGATCGCAGTGGCTACATTGAAGCAAATGAATTGAAG gGATTTCTGTCAGACCTGCTGGAGAAGGCTAACAGACACTATGATGACCAGAAGCTCCAGGAGTACACACAGACCATA CTCAGGATGTTTGATCTGAATGGAGATGGGAAGTTGGGCCTGTCGGAGATGGCAAG gcTTCTCCCTGTTCAGGAGAATTTCTTACTCAAATTCGAG GGTGTCAAGTTGACCAGCGAGCAGTTCAATGCCATCTTCACATACTATGACAAG GATGGGAATGGCTACATCGATGAGCAGGAGTTGGACGCCCTGCTACGAGACCTCTACCAGAAAAACAAGAAG GAGGTGGATGTGAAGAACCTGACGGGCTACAAGCAGAGCATCATGAGCCTCTCTGACGGAGGGAAGCTCTACCGTGGCGAGCTGGAAATCGTCCTCTGCAGGGAGCCAATTGTGtga
- the calb2a gene encoding calbindin 2a isoform X2, with the protein MANKAQQPPHLHLAEVTASQFLDIWKHFDADGNGYIEGKELENFFRELEMARRGAGVDPSNPTFREKMKEFMQKFDKNKDGRIEMSELAQILPTEENFLLCFRQFVSSSAEFMAAWRRYDTDRSGYIEANELKGFLSDLLEKANRHYDDQKLQEYTQTILRMFDLNGDGKLGLSEMARLLPVQENFLLKFEGVKLTSEQFNAIFTYYDKDGNGYIDEQELDALLRDLYQKNKKVDVKNLTGYKQSIMSLSDGGKLYRGELEIVLCREPIV; encoded by the exons ATGGCAAATAAAGCACAGCAGCCTCCTCACCTGCACCTGGCCGAGGTCACCGCGTCCCAGTTCCTCGACATTTGGAAACATTTCGACGCGGACG GCAATGGCTACATCGAGGGGAAGGAGCTGGAGAACTTCTTCAGGGAGTTGGAGATGGCCCGGAGAGGAGCAGGAGTG GACCCTTCAAACCCCACATTCAGAGAAAAGATGAAGGAGTTCATGCAGAAGTTCGACAAGAACAAAGATGGAAGAATTGAGATGTCAGAG CTGGCCCAGATTCTCCCAACTGAAGAGAACTTCTTGCTCTGCTTCAGACAGTTTGTCAGCTCCAGTGCCGAGTTCATGGCG GCATGGAGGCGATATGATACAGATCGCAGTGGCTACATTGAAGCAAATGAATTGAAG gGATTTCTGTCAGACCTGCTGGAGAAGGCTAACAGACACTATGATGACCAGAAGCTCCAGGAGTACACACAGACCATA CTCAGGATGTTTGATCTGAATGGAGATGGGAAGTTGGGCCTGTCGGAGATGGCAAG gcTTCTCCCTGTTCAGGAGAATTTCTTACTCAAATTCGAG GGTGTCAAGTTGACCAGCGAGCAGTTCAATGCCATCTTCACATACTATGACAAG GATGGGAATGGCTACATCGATGAGCAGGAGTTGGACGCCCTGCTACGAGACCTCTACCAGAAAAACAAGAAG GTGGATGTGAAGAACCTGACGGGCTACAAGCAGAGCATCATGAGCCTCTCTGACGGAGGGAAGCTCTACCGTGGCGAGCTGGAAATCGTCCTCTGCAGGGAGCCAATTGTGtga